Proteins co-encoded in one Arthrobacter sp. ERGS1:01 genomic window:
- a CDS encoding OsmC family protein — protein MGLSEHHYEINVFWTGNKGTGTSDYRAYGRDHSVTAVGVPTLLGSADRTFHGDRERWNPELLLVTALSECHMLSYLHVAVLHGVVVTKYEDRATGTMVLNPDGSGQFSSVTLNPQIAVADPATAELALSLHAEASQKCFIARSVNFPVHHAPGLLQ, from the coding sequence ATGGGACTGAGCGAACACCACTACGAAATCAACGTCTTCTGGACCGGCAACAAGGGAACCGGAACGTCCGATTACAGGGCCTACGGCCGCGACCACAGTGTCACGGCCGTTGGTGTGCCCACCTTGCTGGGGTCGGCGGACAGAACATTCCATGGAGACCGGGAGCGCTGGAACCCGGAATTGCTGCTGGTGACGGCGCTGTCCGAGTGCCACATGCTCTCCTACCTGCATGTCGCCGTCCTGCATGGCGTGGTTGTCACCAAGTACGAGGACAGGGCCACCGGCACCATGGTGCTCAACCCCGACGGCAGCGGCCAGTTCAGTTCCGTGACGCTCAACCCACAGATCGCGGTGGCGGATCCTGCCACGGCGGAACTCGCCCTGAGCCTGCACGCCGAGGCCTCGCAAAAGTGCTTCATTGCCCGCAGCGTCAACTTTCCCGTGCACCACGCTCCGGGCCTGCTTCAGTAA
- a CDS encoding mechanosensitive ion channel domain-containing protein, producing MITATLDNQVNTIWFHFKDAGIAIAIGLIVWLAVHYLIRGLVHRVKAAQPPWKSKGLAWAQPVLRTFNPVLKNLDTERRTQRAETIGSLLNSVLTVIIVVVVGFYVLLAFHVNLTPLLASVSVVGVSIGFGAQQLVRDFLAGIFITLEDQYGIGDVIQTSEVIGTVESVGLRITRVRSDDGTIWYLRNGEILRLGNRSQGDYVDPEAGPDNDDGGPAGLVDPTQPQPQKADG from the coding sequence GTGATAACGGCAACACTCGACAACCAAGTCAACACGATCTGGTTCCACTTCAAGGACGCGGGGATCGCCATAGCGATTGGCCTCATCGTGTGGCTTGCCGTGCACTACCTGATCCGCGGCCTGGTACACCGTGTCAAGGCGGCCCAGCCGCCGTGGAAGAGCAAGGGCCTGGCGTGGGCCCAGCCGGTGTTGCGCACCTTCAACCCCGTGCTGAAGAACCTCGATACCGAACGGCGCACCCAGCGGGCCGAGACCATCGGATCGCTGCTGAACTCGGTGCTTACCGTCATCATCGTGGTGGTGGTCGGCTTCTACGTGCTGCTGGCGTTCCATGTAAACCTCACACCGCTGCTTGCCAGCGTGAGCGTGGTGGGCGTCTCGATCGGTTTCGGCGCCCAGCAACTGGTCCGCGACTTCCTGGCCGGCATCTTCATCACCCTGGAGGACCAGTACGGGATCGGCGACGTCATCCAGACCAGCGAGGTCATCGGCACCGTCGAATCCGTGGGCCTGCGCATCACCCGGGTCCGCTCCGACGACGGCACCATCTGGTACCTGCGCAACGGCGAAATCCTGCGTCTGGGCAATCGCTCCCAGGGCGATTACGTTGACCCCGAGGCCGGTCCGGACAACGACGACGGCGGGCCGGCCGGCCTGGTCGACCCCACCCAACCGCAACCACAGAAAGCCGACGGCTAG
- a CDS encoding globin produces MRGRAAEASSAAAPAAVPTAATAPATAPGEKDEATGADTFYDQIGGHATFAKLVHVFYQGIAGDELLRPLYEDEDLGPSERRMLMFLEQYWGGPRTYLEERGHPRLRMRHMPFAVTPEARDRWLLHMRAGVDAIHLSPLHEATLWDYLERAAHSLVNSASSAPTP; encoded by the coding sequence ATGCGCGGCCGGGCCGCGGAGGCGTCGTCGGCCGCGGCCCCGGCAGCGGTTCCAACTGCGGCCACCGCGCCTGCAACCGCACCCGGCGAAAAGGACGAGGCCACCGGCGCGGACACGTTCTACGACCAGATCGGCGGCCACGCAACGTTCGCCAAGCTGGTCCATGTCTTTTACCAGGGCATCGCCGGCGACGAGCTGCTGCGCCCCTTGTACGAGGACGAGGACCTGGGCCCCTCCGAGCGCCGCATGCTCATGTTCCTGGAACAGTACTGGGGCGGACCGCGCACCTACCTCGAGGAGCGCGGCCACCCGCGCCTGCGCATGCGCCACATGCCGTTCGCCGTGACCCCGGAGGCCCGGGACCGCTGGCTGCTGCACATGCGCGCCGGCGTCGACGCCATCCACCTCTCCCCGCTGCATGAGGCCACACTCTGGGACTACCTGGAACGCGCCGCCCACTCCCTGGTCAATTCGGCCTCAAGCGCCCCCACGCCGTGA
- a CDS encoding GrpB family protein, producing the protein MTDEFDALLDSVLIGGREHVTIEVVEYDAGWPARFVRLAEVIGQALGPLALSVDHIGSTSVPGLAAKPIIDILLTVASVEDEDSYLTAMEHAGFVLRVREPDHRMFRTPAKNVHIHLYAPGRQESVDYLTLRDWLRSSAPARALYAETKKRLAGQSWPDMNYYAAAKSGVIAQLLADARAHPVVEPVETRAQG; encoded by the coding sequence GTGACGGACGAGTTCGACGCCCTGCTGGATTCGGTGCTCATTGGCGGGCGCGAACACGTCACCATTGAGGTCGTGGAGTACGACGCCGGCTGGCCGGCCAGGTTTGTCCGGCTCGCCGAGGTGATTGGCCAGGCGCTGGGTCCGCTCGCGCTGTCGGTGGACCACATCGGCTCCACCTCGGTTCCGGGCCTGGCCGCGAAACCAATCATCGACATCCTGCTCACCGTCGCATCGGTCGAGGACGAGGACTCCTACCTGACGGCGATGGAACACGCCGGCTTCGTGCTGCGGGTTCGCGAGCCGGACCACCGCATGTTCCGCACGCCGGCGAAGAACGTGCACATCCACCTCTACGCGCCCGGGCGCCAGGAATCGGTGGACTACCTAACCTTGCGCGACTGGCTGCGCAGCAGTGCACCGGCCCGGGCGCTCTATGCCGAGACGAAGAAACGGCTGGCCGGGCAAAGCTGGCCCGACATGAACTACTACGCGGCAGCCAAGTCCGGTGTCATCGCCCAACTCCTGGCCGACGCCCGCGCCCACCCGGTGGTCGAGCCCGTCGAGACCCGAGCCCAGGGCTAG
- a CDS encoding acyl-CoA thioesterase — translation MAQVIQIPLQVRFGDIDAYGHVNNVTYLQYLEDARVQLIHTPLGASAAPGTSAETSFNDLIDDDHFVLVGRNEIEYLAPISFRPQPVYVNIWITRIGGSSFEFGYTVTEKDGSTIYAQAASSMVLASRTTGRPIRLGDAQRHALETWQGNDVPFRRRPAQAAVAATEGAL, via the coding sequence ATGGCCCAGGTAATCCAAATTCCCCTCCAAGTTCGATTCGGCGACATTGACGCCTACGGCCACGTGAACAACGTGACGTATTTGCAGTACCTGGAGGACGCACGGGTCCAGCTGATCCACACCCCGCTTGGCGCGTCCGCCGCCCCCGGCACCTCAGCCGAGACAAGTTTCAACGACCTCATCGATGACGACCACTTCGTCCTGGTAGGCCGCAACGAAATCGAGTACCTGGCGCCCATCTCGTTCCGGCCCCAGCCCGTCTACGTCAACATCTGGATCACCCGGATCGGCGGTTCCAGCTTCGAATTCGGCTACACCGTCACGGAAAAGGACGGCTCCACGATCTACGCCCAGGCCGCCTCCTCGATGGTTCTCGCTTCCCGCACCACGGGCCGTCCCATCCGCCTCGGCGACGCCCAACGCCACGCCCTGGAAACCTGGCAGGGCAATGACGTCCCGTTCCGCCGCCGCCCAGCCCAAGCGGCCGTCGCCGCGACCGAAGGAGCACTCTAA
- a CDS encoding acyl-CoA thioesterase has protein sequence MNEISPDATPIETLLGLLNLSTADGARTDEDIFVGLGQESAVHPRLFGGQVLAQSLIAASKTVDENRLVHSMHGYFLRPGDAASPITFGVQRLRDGRSFSARRTHAYQGGQTILSMIASFQVPDHGIDHQAEMPLNVPGPEDVPSAADILGSIDHPVAQSWAYERPFDIRHVGESIYLAVRGERVAHQAVWVKTTGPMPADQNLHRAALAYVSDYTLLEPSLRRHGINWSKPGLSVASLDHAMWWHRPVKVDEWLLYVAESPSASGARGLNFGRFFDQNGVLVASVAQEGMIRIPDEDLADT, from the coding sequence ATGAACGAAATTTCCCCGGATGCGACGCCGATCGAGACGCTGCTGGGCCTGCTGAACCTGTCGACGGCGGACGGCGCGCGAACCGACGAGGACATCTTTGTCGGTTTGGGGCAGGAAAGTGCCGTCCATCCGCGCCTCTTTGGCGGCCAGGTGCTGGCCCAGTCACTGATCGCGGCCAGCAAGACCGTGGACGAAAACCGGCTGGTGCACTCCATGCACGGATATTTCCTGCGGCCCGGGGACGCGGCCTCACCCATTACTTTCGGCGTCCAGCGGTTGCGCGACGGGCGCTCCTTCTCGGCCCGCCGCACGCACGCCTACCAGGGCGGCCAAACGATCCTGTCGATGATCGCCTCCTTCCAGGTGCCAGACCACGGCATCGACCACCAGGCCGAGATGCCCCTGAACGTGCCCGGACCCGAGGACGTGCCCAGCGCGGCCGATATCCTCGGCAGCATCGACCACCCCGTGGCGCAATCGTGGGCGTATGAACGGCCCTTCGACATCCGCCACGTCGGCGAGAGCATCTACCTGGCCGTCCGGGGCGAGCGCGTGGCGCACCAGGCCGTCTGGGTGAAAACCACCGGGCCCATGCCGGCGGACCAAAACCTGCACCGCGCCGCGCTGGCCTATGTCAGCGACTACACGCTGCTGGAACCGTCGCTGCGCAGGCACGGCATCAACTGGAGCAAGCCCGGGCTGAGCGTCGCCAGCCTCGACCACGCCATGTGGTGGCACCGGCCCGTCAAGGTGGACGAATGGCTGCTGTACGTGGCCGAATCCCCCAGCGCATCCGGCGCCCGCGGCCTGAACTTCGGCCGCTTCTTCGACCAAAACGGCGTCCTGGTGGCCTCCGTGGCGCAGGAAGGCATGATCCGAATTCCGGACGAGGACCTGGCCGACACGTAA
- a CDS encoding YciI family protein, with amino-acid sequence MSVQFMAIIREHTFDPDTVTEKMWTDTMAAHAAFVDAVAAAGGRVLNTGGLQADNAVHIQPSTHGRPAIFTNGPFAESKEVNHGFYLLELPDDSQAHHLAGMIPTGGSVELYPVIHASSYPSAV; translated from the coding sequence ATGAGCGTGCAATTCATGGCCATCATTCGCGAACACACCTTTGACCCGGACACGGTGACGGAAAAGATGTGGACCGACACCATGGCGGCCCACGCCGCCTTCGTCGACGCCGTTGCGGCCGCCGGCGGCCGCGTGCTGAACACCGGCGGGTTGCAGGCCGACAACGCCGTCCACATCCAGCCGAGCACCCACGGCCGGCCCGCCATCTTCACCAACGGCCCGTTTGCCGAGAGCAAGGAAGTCAACCACGGCTTCTACCTGCTCGAACTGCCGGACGACTCCCAGGCGCACCACCTGGCCGGCATGATTCCCACCGGCGGATCCGTGGAACTGTACCCGGTGATACACGCCAGTTCCTACCCATCCGCCGTCTGA
- a CDS encoding RNA polymerase sigma factor gives MDTSLEDAYRRDWPLIVGAVARYTSDLALAEDCVQEAFVRALTAGTPLRNPSAWITTTARRIAVDSLRRGQTLQRMLPDLARDARTDAAVTSSTSGEDFMFSGDERLLLMGLLARPELSEEDRAALALRFVCGATTRAIAGVFLVPEATMAARLTRAKKKVATLDARADPAGADLVTAEHLLPRLDTLLTTIYLLYTAGHAIPAGTELTAAATRGTAIELGRELAALLPRNLETQGLLALMLLTEARQLPLADDAVPVTLADADRSAWDQKLIAEGLRLATIALPGGGRFALQAGISGLHSAAPSWEATDWPAIGRLYNRLYEVWPAPSVALNRIIVRGFSADVGPEAALDELAELAPRIGSALAGQAWAARAELLCRLGRFADAAEAYRQALAGELSADDRAYLQRRLAGLPEPHG, from the coding sequence GTGGACACCTCCCTTGAGGACGCGTACCGGCGCGACTGGCCCCTGATTGTGGGCGCAGTTGCGCGGTACACCTCCGACCTCGCATTGGCGGAGGACTGCGTCCAGGAGGCGTTCGTGCGGGCGCTCACCGCGGGCACTCCTCTCCGCAACCCGTCGGCGTGGATCACCACCACGGCGCGCAGGATTGCCGTGGACAGCCTCCGCCGGGGCCAAACCCTGCAACGCATGCTGCCGGACCTTGCGCGTGATGCCAGGACTGACGCGGCCGTCACCTCCAGTACTTCCGGGGAGGATTTCATGTTTTCCGGTGATGAACGCCTGTTGCTGATGGGCCTGCTCGCCCGCCCGGAGCTGTCCGAGGAGGACCGGGCGGCACTGGCGCTGCGCTTTGTCTGCGGCGCAACCACCCGGGCCATCGCCGGCGTCTTCCTGGTTCCCGAGGCCACCATGGCGGCACGGCTGACCCGGGCCAAGAAAAAGGTGGCCACCCTTGATGCACGGGCCGATCCTGCCGGTGCGGATCTGGTGACTGCCGAGCACCTTTTACCGCGCCTCGACACCCTGTTGACCACCATCTACCTGCTCTACACAGCAGGACACGCCATCCCGGCGGGCACCGAGCTCACCGCCGCGGCCACCCGCGGTACGGCCATCGAGCTGGGGCGCGAGCTCGCCGCACTTTTGCCGAGGAACCTGGAAACGCAGGGCCTGCTGGCGCTGATGCTGCTCACCGAGGCACGCCAACTTCCCTTGGCGGACGACGCCGTTCCCGTCACCTTGGCCGACGCGGACCGGTCCGCGTGGGATCAAAAGCTGATCGCCGAGGGCTTGCGGCTGGCAACCATTGCATTGCCGGGCGGCGGCCGCTTTGCGTTGCAGGCGGGTATCTCCGGACTGCACAGCGCGGCGCCGTCCTGGGAGGCGACGGATTGGCCCGCCATCGGGCGGCTGTACAACCGGCTCTACGAGGTGTGGCCGGCACCGTCCGTGGCGCTGAACCGCATTATCGTCCGCGGCTTCAGCGCCGATGTCGGGCCCGAAGCCGCGCTGGACGAATTGGCGGAGCTGGCTCCGCGTATTGGCAGCGCGCTGGCGGGCCAAGCCTGGGCGGCCCGCGCCGAACTGCTCTGCAGGCTGGGACGGTTCGCCGACGCCGCTGAGGCCTACCGGCAGGCGCTGGCCGGCGAGCTCAGTGCCGACGACCGTGCATATCTACAGCGCCGGTTAGCAGGCTTGCCGGAGCCGCATGGTTGA
- a CDS encoding MFS transporter, producing MPSKTPAKTTAIGSPQRAGSLTRAWWMLGIGVAAQTAGTVFVSAPAFLIPMLHQERGLSLAQAGLLAAAPTLGMVLTLILWGALADRIGEKWVIAGGLALTALATMGAMAAQGYVGLGIFFILGGMAAASTNAASGRVVVGWFPKDRRGLAMGIRQMAQPLGVTVAAVTVPTLAAGPGIAAALAVPLVLTAVLAVACGIWIVNPPRQAKPVGSAVVATANPYRRNSFLWRIHAVSILLVVPQFTLSTFGLVWLVTALHWDALAAGILVGVAQFVGAVGRIGTGILSDRVGSRVRPLRWVAVAAAIAMLVLAATDAAHWGAAAVVMVIATTISVADNGLAFTSVAEMAGTAWAGRALGAQNTGQFIAASAVGPAIGALIGVVGYPLAFVAAALCPLVAVPLIPRADAEHDHL from the coding sequence ATGCCATCGAAAACACCCGCCAAGACCACGGCCATTGGTTCCCCGCAACGTGCGGGGAGCCTGACACGCGCCTGGTGGATGCTTGGGATTGGCGTTGCCGCGCAGACGGCCGGCACCGTTTTCGTCAGCGCACCGGCCTTCCTGATTCCCATGCTCCACCAGGAACGGGGACTGTCCCTGGCTCAAGCGGGCTTGTTGGCGGCGGCCCCCACCCTGGGCATGGTCCTGACGCTGATCCTCTGGGGTGCCCTCGCCGATCGAATCGGCGAGAAATGGGTCATCGCAGGAGGACTGGCCCTGACTGCACTGGCCACGATGGGGGCCATGGCAGCGCAGGGCTATGTGGGGCTCGGGATCTTCTTCATCCTGGGCGGCATGGCCGCGGCCAGTACCAACGCGGCCAGCGGACGCGTCGTGGTTGGCTGGTTCCCCAAGGACCGCAGGGGGCTGGCCATGGGGATCCGCCAGATGGCACAGCCGCTCGGCGTGACGGTGGCAGCGGTGACCGTCCCGACGCTCGCCGCGGGCCCTGGGATCGCCGCGGCCCTGGCCGTCCCTCTGGTCCTGACTGCCGTGCTGGCCGTGGCCTGCGGCATCTGGATCGTCAATCCGCCGCGTCAGGCTAAGCCAGTCGGTTCCGCAGTAGTGGCAACGGCGAATCCGTACCGACGCAACAGCTTCCTGTGGCGGATCCACGCCGTGTCGATCCTGTTGGTGGTGCCCCAGTTCACGCTGTCGACGTTCGGCCTCGTCTGGCTCGTCACCGCGCTGCACTGGGACGCTTTGGCCGCCGGCATCCTGGTGGGTGTGGCCCAGTTCGTAGGCGCTGTTGGCCGGATTGGTACCGGGATCCTGAGCGACCGCGTGGGCAGCCGGGTCAGGCCGTTGCGCTGGGTGGCGGTCGCCGCGGCCATTGCCATGTTGGTCTTGGCCGCCACCGATGCGGCCCACTGGGGTGCGGCCGCCGTCGTCATGGTCATCGCCACGACCATCAGCGTCGCCGACAACGGCCTTGCGTTCACCTCGGTTGCCGAGATGGCCGGCACGGCCTGGGCCGGGCGGGCCCTGGGCGCACAGAACACGGGGCAATTCATTGCGGCCTCGGCGGTGGGCCCGGCCATCGGCGCGCTCATCGGGGTTGTTGGCTACCCGCTGGCATTCGTCGCCGCCGCGCTCTGCCCTCTCGTCGCTGTCCCGCTGATTCCCCGGGCCGACGCCGAACACGATCACCTCTAG
- a CDS encoding TetR/AcrR family transcriptional regulator: MDEKTQRSGRDTKAEAQRVALALFSAKGYEATSLREIADHLGISKASLYYHFKSKEDIVTSQMTSRGNEAAELLAWTRTQPASPELLERTVLRWVDGTTIDKLRGIRFINTNPALMRTMKDGPGVGTLRESLSEIAEFLAGDQADPARILLIRMALLSINSAASAAAGTPTSDEDIVEAARSMARALLAELRSLD, translated from the coding sequence ATGGACGAGAAAACGCAGCGCAGCGGCAGGGACACCAAGGCGGAGGCACAACGGGTAGCCCTGGCCCTCTTCAGCGCGAAGGGCTACGAGGCAACCTCGCTGCGGGAAATCGCCGACCACCTCGGCATCAGCAAGGCATCGCTCTACTACCATTTCAAAAGCAAAGAGGACATCGTCACCTCGCAGATGACCTCCCGCGGCAATGAGGCCGCCGAACTCCTCGCCTGGACCCGCACTCAACCCGCCAGCCCCGAGCTATTGGAGCGAACGGTACTCCGCTGGGTCGACGGCACCACCATCGACAAACTACGCGGCATCCGCTTCATCAACACCAACCCCGCCCTCATGCGCACCATGAAGGACGGCCCCGGCGTCGGCACTCTCCGCGAGAGCCTCAGCGAGATCGCGGAATTCCTCGCCGGCGACCAGGCGGATCCGGCCCGGATCCTCCTGATCCGCATGGCCTTGCTGAGCATCAACTCCGCAGCCAGCGCAGCAGCCGGAACACCCACGTCCGATGAGGACATCGTCGAGGCGGCAAGGTCCATGGCTCGGGCCCTGCTCGCCGAACTCCGTTCCCTGGACTAA
- a CDS encoding anthrone oxygenase family protein, whose protein sequence is MALMTLQFVTLFLAGLLAGEEFVVRYGVHPSLAILDEPAQILARQGLIRRLRIVVPSILVPTVLAGAATLIFAGSGPGWGFRWAAAAALLVLVLVTALGTVPINIEIGAWHHDAPPESWQAKVRRWEQLDILRSSAAILAFAFFVLSIAAQLAAA, encoded by the coding sequence ATGGCGCTGATGACGCTGCAGTTCGTGACCCTTTTCCTGGCTGGACTGTTGGCGGGCGAGGAATTCGTGGTGCGCTATGGGGTGCACCCGTCGTTGGCCATTCTTGACGAGCCTGCACAGATCCTTGCGCGGCAGGGGCTGATCCGACGCCTGCGTATTGTGGTGCCGTCGATCCTGGTGCCTACCGTTCTTGCGGGTGCGGCCACGCTGATCTTCGCCGGCTCCGGGCCGGGCTGGGGCTTCCGTTGGGCGGCCGCCGCGGCACTTCTGGTCCTGGTGCTGGTGACGGCCCTGGGGACCGTGCCGATCAACATCGAAATCGGGGCATGGCACCACGACGCGCCGCCCGAGAGTTGGCAGGCGAAGGTGCGGCGCTGGGAGCAGCTGGATATCCTGCGTTCCTCGGCAGCGATTCTTGCCTTCGCGTTCTTCGTGCTGTCCATCGCCGCCCAGTTGGCCGCGGCGTAG
- a CDS encoding DUF6993 domain-containing protein produces the protein MTLDNMTPRQAKPSATRRLRAAGTVLVLVASLAASGCSLLPSSNDSNDSNDPATTAATSASAAAPKAKADAKPTQPPTAGEALADKVKASLTALGNNTSSPNREQMMTAMLDAGAVKEKVEISIDRTPTGLAVDAIEAAAPVAKECVIGQVRDGKAAVTILPLLASGRCFVGDQH, from the coding sequence GTGACTTTGGACAACATGACACCCCGCCAGGCAAAGCCGTCCGCCACCCGTCGCCTGCGCGCGGCCGGAACGGTATTGGTTCTCGTGGCTTCGCTTGCTGCGTCGGGGTGCTCACTGCTTCCCTCGTCCAATGACTCCAATGACTCCAACGATCCGGCCACCACGGCGGCGACAAGCGCATCAGCCGCCGCGCCAAAAGCCAAAGCCGATGCCAAGCCGACGCAGCCGCCCACGGCGGGCGAGGCGCTTGCCGACAAGGTCAAGGCCTCCCTGACCGCCCTTGGCAACAACACCAGCTCCCCGAACAGGGAACAGATGATGACCGCCATGCTGGACGCCGGCGCCGTCAAGGAAAAGGTGGAAATCTCCATCGATAGGACGCCCACCGGCCTGGCCGTGGACGCCATCGAGGCCGCCGCGCCCGTCGCCAAGGAATGCGTCATTGGCCAGGTCCGTGACGGCAAGGCGGCCGTGACAATTCTGCCGTTGCTCGCCTCGGGACGCTGTTTTGTCGGAGATCAACACTAG
- a CDS encoding single-stranded DNA-binding protein, with product MANFLTIRGFVCSAVEVRTTASGLVVGHFRMGSTHRRQDPITNVWADGDTNWFRINIFRALAQNAVASIHKGDRIIVVGKLHMVSYIRKDGHPGLSVEIDAESIGADLQFGTAFYARSGALRQSGATTSQYDGGTQGYGPTPATGDGTAYVAPDSAEDYGEDGDPDGLESSAAADGGQLEGDAKGAIDDATDPDAEAAPGDDELVDEETGELLKEKAPF from the coding sequence ATGGCCAACTTTCTCACCATCCGAGGGTTCGTGTGTTCAGCAGTCGAAGTCCGAACCACTGCGTCCGGCCTCGTAGTGGGCCACTTCCGCATGGGCTCCACCCACCGTCGCCAGGATCCCATCACCAACGTCTGGGCCGACGGCGACACCAACTGGTTCCGCATTAACATCTTTCGCGCCCTGGCCCAGAACGCCGTCGCCAGCATCCACAAGGGCGACCGCATCATCGTCGTCGGAAAGCTCCACATGGTCAGCTACATCCGCAAGGACGGACACCCGGGGCTCAGTGTTGAAATTGACGCCGAAAGCATTGGCGCCGACCTTCAGTTCGGCACCGCCTTCTATGCCCGGTCCGGCGCGTTGCGGCAGAGTGGCGCGACCACGAGCCAGTACGACGGCGGCACCCAGGGCTACGGTCCCACCCCAGCAACAGGAGACGGAACCGCCTACGTCGCCCCCGACAGTGCGGAGGACTACGGTGAGGACGGCGACCCCGACGGCCTGGAGTCGAGCGCCGCGGCAGACGGCGGGCAATTGGAAGGGGACGCCAAAGGAGCGATCGATGACGCGACGGACCCGGATGCGGAGGCCGCCCCGGGCGACGATGAACTGGTTGACGAAGAAACCGGCGAATTGCTGAAGGAAAAGGCGCCGTTCTGA
- a CDS encoding GntR family transcriptional regulator, whose amino-acid sequence MNDVGIRDPRPLAERVYERVCDEIVSELIAPGAQLIQDQLAARYEVSRMPVRDVLARLEHEGMADFIPGRGYFVKVLGEQDIIDVYEVRREIEALAIRRFNGRYTPMELARLEMSLAEADAVRDADFDAIFRTSTDFHLALVDPCPNRYLLQSLQAIWENPVQRRIIRFYKNDPAKAAGVVAKHRRLLDMARKGQTDQLIKHLASCHSPLS is encoded by the coding sequence ATGAATGATGTCGGCATCCGTGATCCCCGTCCGCTGGCTGAACGAGTCTACGAGCGAGTATGCGATGAAATCGTCTCGGAGCTCATTGCCCCCGGGGCGCAACTCATCCAGGACCAGTTGGCGGCAAGGTACGAGGTTTCCCGGATGCCGGTTAGGGATGTGCTGGCACGGTTGGAGCACGAGGGAATGGCCGATTTCATCCCGGGGCGCGGCTACTTTGTGAAGGTCCTGGGCGAACAGGACATTATTGACGTTTACGAGGTGCGCCGCGAGATTGAGGCGCTGGCGATCCGCCGTTTCAACGGCCGATATACGCCGATGGAACTCGCTCGGCTCGAGATGTCGCTGGCTGAGGCAGACGCAGTTCGGGACGCGGATTTCGATGCAATCTTCCGCACCAGCACCGACTTTCACTTGGCACTGGTAGATCCATGCCCAAATAGATACCTCTTACAGTCCTTGCAAGCGATTTGGGAAAACCCTGTGCAGCGTCGCATCATCCGCTTCTACAAAAATGACCCCGCCAAGGCCGCTGGCGTTGTAGCCAAACACCGCCGCCTCCTGGACATGGCACGCAAGGGTCAAACAGACCAGCTGATCAAGCACTTGGCAAGCTGTCATAGCCCCCTGAGCTAG
- a CDS encoding succinylglutamate desuccinylase/aspartoacylase family protein, with product MPSAFVYAGPTEDKWSRKVAAVEAFGQPYCVVVKPDFVAGSISGAADRVGVTMISTELAGRGTVNRRVLAEARTGLHRLLAHVGVLPIPSGSDDSASHSGRDADGSAGADDGITYLELRADSAVMARGAGLFEPSVDLGQHVAVGDLVGRVHFIEELDRPWQEYRAHLDGLVCTLRHPTLVQTGTTLVNIGVPLRAHSRLEN from the coding sequence ATCCCCTCAGCCTTCGTCTACGCCGGCCCCACCGAGGACAAATGGTCCCGAAAGGTGGCAGCTGTCGAGGCGTTCGGGCAGCCCTACTGTGTGGTGGTCAAGCCCGACTTCGTCGCCGGCTCAATTAGTGGCGCCGCCGACCGTGTGGGCGTCACGATGATCTCCACTGAACTTGCCGGCCGTGGGACCGTCAACCGCCGGGTCCTCGCGGAAGCACGCACCGGACTCCACCGGCTGCTGGCGCACGTTGGAGTCCTTCCCATACCGTCGGGGTCTGACGACTCCGCCTCCCACAGCGGGCGTGATGCCGACGGATCCGCCGGGGCCGACGACGGCATCACCTACCTTGAGCTGAGAGCCGACTCGGCCGTCATGGCTCGTGGGGCAGGACTGTTCGAACCCTCCGTCGACCTTGGCCAGCACGTTGCCGTCGGCGACCTCGTTGGCCGCGTCCACTTCATTGAGGAACTGGACCGGCCATGGCAGGAATACCGGGCCCACCTGGACGGACTCGTCTGCACGCTACGCCACCCCACCCTTGTCCAGACCGGGACCACGTTGGTGAACATTGGTGTTCCCCTCCGCGCCCACTCACGATTGGAAAATTGA